In the Limanda limanda chromosome 15, fLimLim1.1, whole genome shotgun sequence genome, aaggagagaagaagtagagaaccagtagagaagaagtagagaagaagtagagaaccagtagagatcaagtagagaagaagtagagaaccagtagagaagaagtagagaagaagtagagaagaagtagagaagaagtagagaagaagtagagaaccagtagagaagaagtagagagCAAGTAGAGAACAAGAAGGGAACaagtagagaagaagtagagaagaagtagagaacAAGTAGAGAACaagtagagaagaagtagagaacAAGGAGAGAAGAATtagagaagaagtagagaacaaggagagaagaagtagagaacAAGTAGAGAACAAGTAGAGAACCagtagagaagaagtagagaagaagtagagaacaaggagagaagaagtagagaacAAGTAGAGAACAAGgagagaagaagtagagaacAAGTAGAGAACAAGTAGAGAACCagtagagaagaagtagagaagaagtagagaacaaggagagaagaagtagagaagaagtagagaacaaggagagaagaagtagagaacAAGTAGAGAACAAGTAGAGAACCagtagagaagaagtagagaacAAGTAGAGAACAAGGAGAGAACAAGTAGAGAACGAGTAGAGAACAAGTAGAGAACAACgagagaagaagtagagaagaagtagagaagaagtagagaagaagtagagaagaagtagagaacaagtagagaagaagtagagaagaagtagagaagaagtagagaacCAGTAGAGAACCAGTAGAGAACAAGTAGAGAACCAGGAACCTGGAATCAGCAGCACAACAGAATCCAGAGCAAAGAGGAATGAACAGAGCGATGAGAGAAGAGGATGAACGAGTCAAAGTAGAGAATAGAGACAAGTTATAAAACAGAGGGAGTGGTCGGCTGGACGCCATCGCCACATCTCACTCGCCCCCCCGCTCCCTCAAACACAGAGCGTGAAACACAAGAACAACATCAGCAGGAGGATTGGAAATCAAAGGGAGATTGTGACTCACAAGATCTCGTCGTTCTGAAACTCCAAGACGCCGTGCGAGTCCTCGAAGTCCTCGCCGCTGCCTCGGGCGGTTCCCTCCACCGTCTTGTACGGCACGGTGACCACGCCGCGAGCGCCCGACGTCCTCAGCACCTTCACCTCCATGGTGCCCACGCTCTCGCTCACGTGGCAAACAGGCTCCTCGAAGGTAAAGATACCGGCGTGGTCGTCATCAAAGATGGTGACGGTGGCGGTGGCGGGTAGGCCGAGACATGCCACTGAGTCCACGTGATTGGCTGCCTCGCCTTCGTCGGGCTCCTCCCCTTCGGAGGTCAACACCCTGACGTTGGACAGGTGGATCAGGAAGTTCTCGTCCTCCTCAAAGATGTCGTCATCGATGACCCCGACGCGGATCTCCTTCAGCGTCTCGCCGGCCTTGAACACCACCACGCCCTCGGTGAACTCGTAGTCCGATCCGGCGTTGGCCGTCCCGTCTTCTGTCCGGTACTCCACGGTGAGCGTCTTGCTCAGGTCGCCGCCGCGCCGCATCACGTTGACGGCCACGGTGCCGCAGTTCTCCAGGCACTGGTAGGAACCGGGCTCAAAGAAGATCCTGGAGATGGGGTCGTTCTCGCCGACGTCGGAGCGGACCTCGTGCATGCTGACGGCCTTCCGGGCCTGGTCGGCGGCGTGCTTCTTCAGGATGTTGCCGGCGCCGGTCATCAGTCGAGTGGCCTGGCAGCGGTAGAAAGCACGACTCTTCTGCTGCTGGCTCAGGACTTGGTAGTTGGCGAGTTCGATGAGTTGTTCCACCTGAGGCGAGAAAACACAACGGCACACGAACAGTGAAAACATGTTCTTCTTCACGGTCGATTCTGGATTTAATACACCGACGACTCCCCGACAGTTTCATCCTGGTTGAGATCTGAGTCGTGTTGCTACAGCAGAGACATTTCTATCACAGCGTCTGTGATTATCTTACATAGAGGAAGAAGCATCCGATTATCGGAGGCTTTGTGAGATcttacacaaccacacataaCAAACCAGAGCAGCTCTGTGATCTCATCAGTCAACGAGTCCTTCAACGAGAGGATCCAGATCCAAGAGCTCATTGCAGCAAACATCCGTCCTGCTTCCCTGTTCCTGGTTTCATCCTCTCAAAATTTAATTGTAATAGTTCCCACTTGTCCTGATCCCACAGATGATTAGTACTGTTGGGGATCAGGTGAACAGTTTTTACTCCAGTTAAACAACTCTAAAAAGATTTGATTGGCTCAAATTGGCCCTCGAGCTCTCGAATCCCATTTCCCGTCCAAGCTGATTTCATCATATTCAAGATGTCAtcatcacactcactcactggcTGTGCAATTTCCAGATatgttcctgctgtattctcataTTTCACAAGGGGGCCAGCAGGAGacatttctgaaaatgtctCCAACGTTTGCAGTGCCACTTCGGAAACTGCAgctaaaataagaatataactCTACTCTAATATTGTTGTCCCTGTGTCCAGGATGAGTATGAGGACAAATAAAAAGCAGACTAGTGTTTGACAGCAGCTTCATCTGCCTCCATCTTAATCCACATAGAGACGAGGGCAAAGAGCGTAAAACCTATTTGAGCAGCGTCTCTCATGCATGTAAGAagcttgtgttttctgttacacgtgtttgtgtgaaacCTCGTCCAAAAAAAATAAGAGGAACACAGACTGGAACGAAGCTCATCATCCTTTCCATATGTTGCTGGGTTTCTCAAATACAGAAGTAGGAACACAGAGTcaggaaaacaaaactgtttCTTATGTCTTGATGATTTAAACTGAGGTCGAGAACACTCTTAACACTATACTTAACAGTCTTTCACTTGTAGTTGTTCTGTATATACAGACACAAGTACTGTACAGTTACTGTTTATACACCGACAGAGTAACCATCAACAAAATTGTACTATCTGTGTTTATGCTTGTATTCATATATTTGTGTCACAACTGCTGCagctttctgtttctttccagCTGCACCATTATCAGATTAATGTGAGTGGCTGAGATGAGACCTGGGCTGCATTCATCTCCATAATCACAGTGATAGAGAAGGCAACAGAAAGTCGCCCATCTGTCGCTGAttattctgacattttattcCCAAAGCAAGAAAACACCAGAGAGGAGAACAGCACAGACAGGAGAACAGCACAGACAGCTGCGTCTGTTCATGTCTCCTGACCCGCTGCCTCTGCCCTTCATGCaggttcctccttcactcctccacCCACCTCCTTGTCGGGGTGCTTCTGCTTCAGCTCCTTCAGGATCTTGGCCATGTCTCTGCGGGTCTCCTCCTCGTCCAGGTCTTTCTCGTCCAGGTCCAAACCCAGGGACCCGTCCAGGAAGTCCACGCCATGAGAGTTCAGCATCTTCCCGTCCATCTCGATGTCCACCTGACCAGGACAGAGAAGGGAGCGTCATCAGTATAGATTGATtggtttcagacagaggctgaaaagaggagcctCAGCAATTAAAGTGTTTCCTGTACACTTGAGCATGTAAAAATGTTCAAGAagtaacacaaattaaattaaatgatgaatgtaaatataagtataatatattaaatatttgctTTGCTCCTTTGAGCTGGACGACTTTCATGCAATCGTTTAATATGAATCTCATCTGAGcattaaaactgtttgattCCAGAGTTTGGTTCGGGAGGATTCATCTGAGTTTAGTGAACAGAGAGGTTTGAACAGTTCTGCTGTTGCCTGGGAATACAAGTTCATATTAgcataacatttttattgaacaTATTGAAATCCCATTATTTTATAACTCTCGAAATGAATAGCTTCTGTTTTTCATAGAAGTCGTCCTTTACATTAGGTAGACATGTATTGATGAATTATGATTAGATCGTTTAGAGGGTTTTTGATATGATTTGCTCTTTTCCGTCTGACACGCGGATGAGTGTCGATTCAGATCTTATGTTTAAATAACATGAGTCATGAATGAACACTACATTACCAATTATTAAGTATGTGACAAAGCATCTTATAGTAATACAACAGGAAATTAACAAGTGACAATACTACACAAGTACTTCTTTGCAGGTTTCTTTGCAGTATTACTTCACTTTGGCTGAGTTCCATTCAGTAATGCAGACACATGACTCATCACTTACTCCCGCCCACTCGGTGCCTGATCTGCTTCTTCTCATGTTTGGATGAGAAGTGCTTAATTAGTTTTACTGCTTCCTAACTTCATGCCCTTGGAAAAGAGATTTGGCAGCAGGACAGTTTCGGTTCTTTAGAGAGATTCTGATGAAGGAagcttttaaaatctgattCAATGAtcaaaatcatcatcatcatcatcgagGAACTTCTGTTCAGGATGACAAAATATTAACATTCAAAGAAAGTACCTGCATTTCAGATAGAGATTTGAAAATCTGATGATGTTAGATTCAGCTGAGTTGAGATAAAAGATAAATTGTATTAGTTCCCGAGTTAAGAGAATATTTTATTGTTGGtctaatatatttttattcagttatAAAGCCCCTCAGAAATTCAGTTATATTTGGCAGATAGGATTTTGCTTTGAATGAATATTATAGAATGATTTCTGAATTCTCGGATCATAGAAATTAACTTTAGCTTAGCAACGACTATTATGATCACAGGTGTGAAAACAAGACCCAGATTATGATGAATCAGAAATAGTCtttaaagataataaaaaaactcAGATTTCGTTCAAaggttttgtctttttgttggcaaataaataaatttctgTTTCAGTTGCTGATATGGTATTAGTACTGTGAGTGATGGTGTTATGTACGAGGTAGTATTAGTATTTGTTGTGGTAATATGAGTTTCACCTTGGAAGGAAGTGGCCGGTCGCCCTCGGTCTCGATGATCATCCCACGCTGCTTCCCAGTGCGGTAGCGCTTGTACACGTACTTGTAGAAGAGCAGGCGGCGGTCGGCCACCCAGGCGAAGACCACGCAGATGGGGAAGAACATGAAGGTGAGAAGcccctcccacacctgcaccaCGCCGGGCGAGATCACACACAGGATCAGGTAGAGCCAGATGTAGGCGAAGATGCTCCAGGTGGCCGTGACGAAGAAGACCCGCAGGTGCTTGACCTTCCTGGTCTCGCCGTCCGGcaccacgtacacacacagccCGATGATCACGAACATGTTGAACGCCGCCGAGCCCACGATGGTGGAGGGGCCCAGCGTGCCCGCCTGGAACCGGTGACCTATGACCTCTATGACGGAGAGCAGGATCTCCGGGGCCGAAGAGCCCAGAGCCATGAGGGTGAGGTTGGACACCGTCTCGTTCCAGATCCGGaccgtggtggtggtggtctccCCGTTGGGTTTCTTGATGGTGATCTCCTTCTCCTGTGAGGTGATGACCTCTATCGACGCCATGAAGCGGTCAGCGATGATGGACACACCCAGGAACATGTAGACCAGGGCCACAAAGTAAACCGTCGCCCGGGCAACCTTGTCTCCGAAGGACGGGTTCATGGGCTCCCAGATGGGCAGCACCACGCCCCTGGTGCACGCCTCGGGCTTGGAGCACTCCGTCTTGTTGGTGGACACGGCCGAGACCGAGCCGTCCAGGCTGGACTCGGGCGGAGCGCCAGCCAAcgagagctggagctggaggaggagaatcacCGTGGCGACTGCTAGCCGGGGGGCGGCGGACAGGAGGGAGCGATCCCAGCGGCTCATGGTGACGTCCGGAACCAGAACCGTGAGCTGACGATTAATGAGGATCTTCAATCTttagaaagaagagagaagaggaaacagttcACATTAGAGAAACATCTGGAAGAAAAGGGATTACTAGCTCTGGTTCTGTCctatgattagggttgcaaaggggcgaaaggtttccggtaaatttcaggaaactttccggaaactttccatgggaagttaagctcgggaatttggggaattttgaaaaaaaaaaactatgcaaattaaacgctgagcaataaaaacatgattcaaaactctattttaaagatgtatggaacgttgagtttcaaccctccactgtgcattcttccatcacatgcacagataactcccagcatgcttcactctacagcagggctactgaggcctgctgtagagtgcaggactagtcaggtaagtttccatgatattactgggaaaatatattagcatgctgattgaggattgttcatctgttcatctagactatttccattcatttatccatcaattgtaaaatatgttaacagacgattccaattgtttggaactatttatatctctggcattgcattagtgtctTTTCacaaactttcttctcatcttattctacagaacaatgccacgtgcactctctcatgtgtggagacatttcaccccatccaatgtagaaggaaaggctgtgtacatttgcaaatactgtgcaaagacctatgttaagaatgacacaacgatgcagaagcatatagtcaagtgcccaaagtttcctcagggctcaaatcagcctatgacacaacaaaatgtttatatttatgtctgtatatgacaaggtaaatacagttagtataaattacccacaacatttccagttcattcccgttaattcccgttaattcctgttaattcttgttaattcccatggaaagtttccaactttgaatattcccggaaaaTTGCAACCCTACCTATGATACTATTAGATGTGTTCATTTCAAGTTTAATATCTCAGGATGGATAGAAATCCACAGCAAGTACGAGGTGTAACAAACTCTCTCCTCTCAAATACGTTGTTTCTGTAAAAGTTGTTTGGAAGCCGAGTGGTTTATAGATTTGCTTTGACCTCTCACTGAAAGGTGGAATCGGCCTCGTGTGAAGAACCTCTGAGCAGAAGTCTGAGCGCCGAGGATGTTCAGCATCACTCCAGGTTTCAAACAGCCCGGTTCAATCCCACAGAACAATAAAGTCTCAACTTCACTAAATCAGAAACGTGTTCCAGGGAAGAAATTGCTGAGCTACTTAAGTCAGCAAGTAAATAACCAGATAAACCCGGGTGCTGCATGTGTGGCGTCTTGAATCTGAAACCTGACCAGAGGCCAAATGAAAACCATGATCCATGAAAACAACTAATCATTACATCACTACACAAAATTCAGGTTTGTGAATGTTTTGGTGTAATTGTCTTTCCCTTGTGTCGTCTAGTTTCTTCACTTTGTGATGTGCCTcagcagttgtgtgtttctctgtgtgtgtgtgcacacgttTCTTATCTACACTGTAAACTGCTGGAATCACAAACTCTTTATTCTGTGctaacatttgtatttttctctttttttgaacAAACAGATTCACTTCATAAAAATGATTGAACGTCGTCCAAGTGCAGCGAGGAAGAGAGAACACCGAGTCCCAACACTGAGACCTCATTCAGTTTCCATGTAATTGCTTCAGGGCAGAATTTGTTTGTATGAAAGCCGTAATTTGTTAAGAATCATTTTCAATCATGTAAAAAAGCCTCTGCAGGGAAGCTGCTCGGCCTCGTCACCACACAGAACCAAGGATCTGCACATTGTTGTGTGATTTGGATTCTAATTAAAACTCCATGCTGCGTGTGAAGAGGTGTTTACGTATGTGGACGACTGATAATCATAATGATAAACTTTGTCTAAAGCCCAGTTAACTACAGAGCGCTTGATTTGATCACCAACTTCCAAGTGTCCAAGTGTCCAAGTGAACCTTTGAGCCACATGTtccctgatgctgctgctgagataTTGGattattcaaaattcaaaatcatgcttcggctgctgctgctggtgaagaaGCATAACAAGATAAATATATTCCATGTTTGCTCTTTGTGTTAGAGAAGGTTCTGGACAGCAGCATGAGCCTCCTCTCTGTGAGTCAGGGTTTCCTGGTGATTGACTGAGTTCCATCCAGGTCGAGGGTCCACGCAGCTAAGAGCCCGATGATGCAACACCGGGCTCTCAAAGTTCTGAGCAGGAAATTAAAATCAATTTCTGAAATGCACACTGCGCACACTGTGGGTGGAATTTAAAAGGAGAAGTGATGGAGGCAGATGCAGGcgattctgtgtttttgtgcaacATTCGAAGACACATCCTCTCCTGAGGTTTCAGgggataaaaagaaaatgcaaatgtccCTTTGAGTCCTGACACAGAATCACATCCAGACACAGAGCGAGTTCCTGTGTTTCCCCCGAGGAGCCGACACGCCGAGAAGCATTGAGAGAACTCAGGCTGCTTTTTACTCTATGTGGCTcagaatattaaaatgtaaGAGCCAGACAGTTTTAAATATCGTTGGATGTAATTGTAATAATATCTTCCAAGGATAGGAAATATAAGTGAAGCAATATTACATGTATCTGTGCGTATAAGCAGGTGGAAGGAATCTTCATTTGGTATTTACCCCATAAAgctaaaatcaaacaaacaaagacaagtcAATTCAAAACTATTGTTTATGAAAATTCAACCACAACGACAAATGTTAACCTCCTGGTGGCGTCAGTGGAAAGGTCACGGGATCACTAAAGTCtttaggattcatcctctggggatccTGAGTTTTCTGTAGTTTTATAGCGATCCTAGTTGTAGAGATATTGAGCAACGATCCCTAAAAATCCAGTTTCCATTTTCATATCGATTTCAACTCATCATCCGGTCGTGAATCAGTGAAATTGGAGCTCAGGATATATTCTTGATTTtcagaagagaaactgaagaacaaTTCATCTCTGgagatttgttgttgttggtttgttgcaAATCAACGAGACCGAGCTGGTGAGGCCAGGACCATGATCACAGAGTGACTtcatctgttcctcctcttcctcaccgcTCTTCttcgactgtgtgtgtgtgtgtgtgtgtgtgtgtgtgtgtgtgtgtgtgtgtgtgcctcacaAACCAAACCCTGAAGAATTTACAATAGAATATCGTTTTCAACTATAAATCTGACCCAGTGTCTGAATTCAACTGCTTGGTCTGGATATTTATTTCCACAAGAACAAACTTTAAGAACTTTCCAGACCTTTCAGACAAagcactgctacacacacacacacacacacacacacacacacagacacacacaactagTTTTTAATCAAGGATCAATAACAGGACCCTAAGACCTGAATCACAGATCAGCTTAGAACTCTCCTCAGACGAGCTTCTCGCTCGATTCCTGCACCAACGTCCATTTCCCGATAATTAACCCTTCTCACTCCTCCACGCACACGGCACAAACTACCAGACATCGATAGTTACATCAGTGCTTCTCTGGTTCTCTTTCTACCACGATGCTCATTATAGATGAAACTGTAAATTACCTAggactctctccctcccccccacactctctctctctcttccctttgtGATCCGATGTTAAGAAAATCAGTCACAAACCCAATTACACCTTCACCTAATGAAACCTTCAGCAGCTGATAAGCGAGCAGTGACCTtctggaggaggagcctccagcagcttctcctgtGGTCGCACCAGGCTTTGTGTGGCATCTCCCACGGATCAATAATGTGTGCTTTGGGATTTGGTTGTTTTTCACTTAAAGACGTCACTTTTCCAACAGGCTGATGTCTAAAGAGCATTGTCTGTGTGCCAGCTGCTCTCTGGGAAACAGAGGGTTTCCTGTCCGGCTTCTCTTCACCAGTGGATCTCCAGCTACGTCCGTGAATACACAACGATAGAAACCGTTTGAGTTATTACAAGATAATTTTGAGTAAAAGGCCGAAACAAACACTGAAGAGAAGCTTCATTAGAAGAGCGGAGCAGGAGTCTGATTCATGGTTCTTGATGGAAAAGGAATCCTGTACATTGAGAGGAGTGATATCTCACTGTGACTGTGCTGCAGCATCTATGAATATATGAATGATAtcataattgttatgatttccGATGGTTATGTCACATTATTTACACAAAGGCAGGTTGCTGAAAGGCACCTGAGCAGAGGATGTCTGTTATCTTCTCATTATAGACTCTAGTGTGCATGATTTAAGATAAAGCAATATTGCATAATTACAAATATGAACGTAGTGTAGCAGTTGTTGTTATGACACACGTCTCCTTTATGAAGCCAACGCTCTAGTTTCCATTCTTTGCTCTTGTTTCTTCTTGCCAGCTCATTTAGAATTCATCCTCACGCACACAAATCCTCTTTAAACTTTGCTTACACACTCCTGATTgctttcctcttcatcactctaTCATGAGGCTACACTTCAGATCATCACCTGTTCTGTTCAGAGCAAACATCCTGAGGGGACGTCTGGATCCAGATCTCTAGGATCCTTACTGACATCAGAGTTCCTGTCTCTGCTGGTAACACTACAGCGGCTGAGTCACCGAACAGAGGTTTGGATTattcctcctttttttaattgagATATCAGGTGTCAGAATATATCGCCATGACATTCCTCGGCGTTATGACCTCAAaagttgaatgtgtttccagaCGAATACAACACAAGACGAGTTTCAGCcaaaacacagactcacacaaacaccgGACAGCTGAATCctacactccccccccccgagggaCAACACAAAAGCACGATACACAAAGTAAAGAAAAGCAGAACCATGTGTTGCTCTActtccagctgctctctctctctctctctctcgcccggTGCTGTCAGTCCTGTCATCCACAGACAGGACACAACCCCACCTTCTGTACAAACCACTCATTTCTATCAGGGAATGAATCACGCATTGGAAATTTGACAATCATCATTACAAGTGATGTATTGGTTAAGTCGTTTGCAAAATA is a window encoding:
- the slc8a1b gene encoding sodium/calcium exchanger 1b isoform X6; the encoded protein is MNPSFGDKVARATVYFVALVYMFLGVSIIADRFMASIEVITSQEKEITIKKPNGETTTTTVRIWNETVSNLTLMALGSSAPEILLSVIEVIGHRFQAGTLGPSTIVGSAAFNMFVIIGLCVYVVPDGETRKVKHLRVFFVTATWSIFAYIWLYLILCVISPGVVQVWEGLLTFMFFPICVVFAWVADRRLLFYKYVYKRYRTGKQRGMIIETEGDRPLPSKVDIEMDGKMLNSHGVDFLDGSLGLDLDEKDLDEEETRRDMAKILKELKQKHPDKEVEQLIELANYQVLSQQQKSRAFYRCQATRLMTGAGNILKKHAADQARKAVSMHEVRSDVGENDPISRIFFEPGSYQCLENCGTVAVNVMRRGGDLSKTLTVEYRTEDGTANAGSDYEFTEGVVVFKAGETLKEIRVGVIDDDIFEEDENFLIHLSNVRVLTSEGEEPDEGEAANHVDSVACLGLPATATVTIFDDDHAGIFTFEEPVCHVSESVGTMEVKVLRTSGARGVVTVPYKTVEGTARGSGEDFEDSHGVLEFQNDEILKTLSVRILDREVYNKQSSFYVLLETPQWRHKGWTSRDHKDKPKPEEEEEEEALTGQDDEERRIAEMGRPMLGDHVKLEIIIEESYEFKNTVDKLIKKTNLALLVGTNSWRDQFIEAITVSAGEDDDDDECGEEKLPSCFDYVMHFLTVFWKVLFAFVPPTDYWNGWACFVVSICMIGLLTGLIGDLASSFGCTVGLKDSVTAVVFVALGTSVPDTFASKVAAIQDQYADASIGNVTGSNAVNVFLGIGVAWSIAAIYHQSNGDEFRVDPGTLAFSVTLFTIFAFVAVGTLMYRRRPEIGGELGGPRTAKVLTTMLFVSLWLLYILFSSLEAYCHITGF
- the slc8a1b gene encoding sodium/calcium exchanger 1b isoform X7, with translation MNPSFGDKVARATVYFVALVYMFLGVSIIADRFMASIEVITSQEKEITIKKPNGETTTTTVRIWNETVSNLTLMALGSSAPEILLSVIEVIGHRFQAGTLGPSTIVGSAAFNMFVIIGLCVYVVPDGETRKVKHLRVFFVTATWSIFAYIWLYLILCVISPGVVQVWEGLLTFMFFPICVVFAWVADRRLLFYKYVYKRYRTGKQRGMIIETEGDRPLPSKVDIEMDGKMLNSHGVDFLDGSLGLDLDEKDLDEEETRRDMAKILKELKQKHPDKEVEQLIELANYQVLSQQQKSRAFYRCQATRLMTGAGNILKKHAADQARKAVSMHEVRSDVGENDPISRIFFEPGSYQCLENCGTVAVNVMRRGGDLSKTLTVEYRTEDGTANAGSDYEFTEGVVVFKAGETLKEIRVGVIDDDIFEEDENFLIHLSNVRVLTSEGEEPDEGEAANHVDSVACLGLPATATVTIFDDDHAGIFTFEEPVCHVSESVGTMEVKVLRTSGARGVVTVPYKTVEGTARGSGEDFEDSHGVLEFQNDEIFKTIKVRVIDDEEYEKNKTFYIEIGEPRLLGGSDTKGQEAAIKEEEEEEALTGQDDEERRIAEMGRPMLGDHVKLEIIIEESYEFKNTVDKLIKKTNLALLVGTNSWRDQFIEAITVSAGEDDDDDECGEEKLPSCFDYVMHFLTVFWKVLFAFVPPTDYWNGWACFVVSICMIGLLTGLIGDLASSFGCTVGLKDSVTAVVFVALGTSVPDTFASKVAAIQDQYADASIGNVTGSNAVNVFLGIGVAWSIAAIYHQSNGDEFRVDPGTLAFSVTLFTIFAFVAVGTLMYRRRPEIGGELGGPRTAKVLTTMLFVSLWLLYILFSSLEAYCHITGF
- the slc8a1b gene encoding sodium/calcium exchanger 1b isoform X2, whose product is MNPSFGDKVARATVYFVALVYMFLGVSIIADRFMASIEVITSQEKEITIKKPNGETTTTTVRIWNETVSNLTLMALGSSAPEILLSVIEVIGHRFQAGTLGPSTIVGSAAFNMFVIIGLCVYVVPDGETRKVKHLRVFFVTATWSIFAYIWLYLILCVISPGVVQVWEGLLTFMFFPICVVFAWVADRRLLFYKYVYKRYRTGKQRGMIIETEGDRPLPSKVDIEMDGKMLNSHGVDFLDGSLGLDLDEKDLDEEETRRDMAKILKELKQKHPDKEVEQLIELANYQVLSQQQKSRAFYRCQATRLMTGAGNILKKHAADQARKAVSMHEVRSDVGENDPISRIFFEPGSYQCLENCGTVAVNVMRRGGDLSKTLTVEYRTEDGTANAGSDYEFTEGVVVFKAGETLKEIRVGVIDDDIFEEDENFLIHLSNVRVLTSEGEEPDEGEAANHVDSVACLGLPATATVTIFDDDHAGIFTFEEPVCHVSESVGTMEVKVLRTSGARGVVTVPYKTVEGTARGSGEDFEDSHGVLEFQNDEIFKTIKVRVIDDEEYEKNKTFYIEIGEPRLLGGSDTKGQEEDKPKPEEEEEEEALTGQDDEERRIAEMGRPMLGDHVKLEIIIEESYEFKNTVDKLIKKTNLALLVGTNSWRDQFIEAITVSAGEDDDDDECGEEKLPSCFDYVMHFLTVFWKVLFAFVPPTDYWNGWACFVVSICMIGLLTGLIGDLASSFGCTVGLKDSVTAVVFVALGTSVPDTFASKVAAIQDQYADASIGNVTGSNAVNVFLGIGVAWSIAAIYHQSNGDEFRVDPGTLAFSVTLFTIFAFVAVGTLMYRRRPEIGGELGGPRTAKVLTTMLFVSLWLLYILFSSLEAYCHITGF
- the slc8a1b gene encoding sodium/calcium exchanger 1b isoform X3, yielding MNPSFGDKVARATVYFVALVYMFLGVSIIADRFMASIEVITSQEKEITIKKPNGETTTTTVRIWNETVSNLTLMALGSSAPEILLSVIEVIGHRFQAGTLGPSTIVGSAAFNMFVIIGLCVYVVPDGETRKVKHLRVFFVTATWSIFAYIWLYLILCVISPGVVQVWEGLLTFMFFPICVVFAWVADRRLLFYKYVYKRYRTGKQRGMIIETEGDRPLPSKVDIEMDGKMLNSHGVDFLDGSLGLDLDEKDLDEEETRRDMAKILKELKQKHPDKEVEQLIELANYQVLSQQQKSRAFYRCQATRLMTGAGNILKKHAADQARKAVSMHEVRSDVGENDPISRIFFEPGSYQCLENCGTVAVNVMRRGGDLSKTLTVEYRTEDGTANAGSDYEFTEGVVVFKAGETLKEIRVGVIDDDIFEEDENFLIHLSNVRVLTSEGEEPDEGEAANHVDSVACLGLPATATVTIFDDDHAGIFTFEEPVCHVSESVGTMEVKVLRTSGARGVVTVPYKTVEGTARGSGEDFEDSHGVLEFQNDEIFKTIKVRVIDDEEYEKNKTFYIEIGEPRLLGGSDTKGQEAAYKPKPEEEEEEEALTGQDDEERRIAEMGRPMLGDHVKLEIIIEESYEFKNTVDKLIKKTNLALLVGTNSWRDQFIEAITVSAGEDDDDDECGEEKLPSCFDYVMHFLTVFWKVLFAFVPPTDYWNGWACFVVSICMIGLLTGLIGDLASSFGCTVGLKDSVTAVVFVALGTSVPDTFASKVAAIQDQYADASIGNVTGSNAVNVFLGIGVAWSIAAIYHQSNGDEFRVDPGTLAFSVTLFTIFAFVAVGTLMYRRRPEIGGELGGPRTAKVLTTMLFVSLWLLYILFSSLEAYCHITGF
- the slc8a1b gene encoding sodium/calcium exchanger 1b isoform X9; this encodes MNPSFGDKVARATVYFVALVYMFLGVSIIADRFMASIEVITSQEKEITIKKPNGETTTTTVRIWNETVSNLTLMALGSSAPEILLSVIEVIGHRFQAGTLGPSTIVGSAAFNMFVIIGLCVYVVPDGETRKVKHLRVFFVTATWSIFAYIWLYLILCVISPGVVQVWEGLLTFMFFPICVVFAWVADRRLLFYKYVYKRYRTGKQRGMIIETEGDRPLPSKMDGKMLNSHGVDFLDGSLGLDLDEKDLDEEETRRDMAKILKELKQKHPDKEVEQLIELANYQVLSQQQKSRAFYRCQATRLMTGAGNILKKHAADQARKAVSMHEVRSDVGENDPISRIFFEPGSYQCLENCGTVAVNVMRRGGDLSKTLTVEYRTEDGTANAGSDYEFTEGVVVFKAGETLKEIRVGVIDDDIFEEDENFLIHLSNVRVLTSEGEEPDEGEAANHVDSVACLGLPATATVTIFDDDHAGIFTFEEPVCHVSESVGTMEVKVLRTSGARGVVTVPYKTVEGTARGSGEDFEDSHGVLEFQNDEIFKTIKVRVIDDEEYEKNKTFYIEIGEPRLLGGSDTKGQEALVLSPEEEEEALTGQDDEERRIAEMGRPMLGDHVKLEIIIEESYEFKNTVDKLIKKTNLALLVGTNSWRDQFIEAITVSAGEDDDDDECGEEKLPSCFDYVMHFLTVFWKVLFAFVPPTDYWNGWACFVVSICMIGLLTGLIGDLASSFGCTVGLKDSVTAVVFVALGTSVPDTFASKVAAIQDQYADASIGNVTGSNAVNVFLGIGVAWSIAAIYHQSNGDEFRVDPGTLAFSVTLFTIFAFVAVGTLMYRRRPEIGGELGGPRTAKVLTTMLFVSLWLLYILFSSLEAYCHITGF